Below is a window of Aerococcus viridans DNA.
ATTGCTTCATAAGTGGATGGTGCTGGGTTTGAAGGTTTGTATTTTAGTTTGAATTGGACTAGTATTCTAGCGCGTAAATTAAAGAAATTAGCATATCCGAAACCAGTACGCTTAATTAATTTAATCTTATTATTAATACCTTCGGTAGGTCCGTTTGAGACGGTATAAGTTAATGAATTATGGATATATGGTAAAAACTTCTGTAAAGTTCTGATAGTTCTTCTCGCACGTCGAGGCAAGGTTATTTTCCTTGTGCTCTTCAATATTTCATCAAATAGCTCAATGTTATGCGTAGAAATTGCGTACTTAAGCTCATTCATTAGAGTATATGTTACTAATAAATCCGGCGAAATATTCAATAGGAAATCAACAATGCGCTGTTCCGAAATTTCTTCACCAAATTGGCGAACATAATATGTATCAGTGAAATTTAAGTCTTCAGCATTTTTTAGCAACAACTTCCATTGTTTTTTAAGTTTTCTGTAGTCAGATGGTCGGCTATTTTTCACGATATTCATAGCTTTAATACGAACAGAATTAATTGTCTCATTTAGTAACTTCACGATATGGAATCGATCAATTACAATCTTAGCATTAGGAAAACTAGTACGTATTACTTCAAGATAGGGTGTATACAAATCGATAGAAACAGTTTTCACACTACTTCTAGCAGCCCAAGTAAAGGAAGCAAAGTAATCGATTAGAGAAGCTTGTTTCCGATCAACAATAATATCAATCAACCTTCTATTATGGGTGTCCACAAGGACAGCACTCATCGCATTGGCTACTCGATTAGTAGATTTAAACTCATCTATACCAAGGTTACTAGGCAGATAGTTTCCTTTTGGTGATAGTCCTTTACCAGCTTTCAGTAGAATCCTAGCGACTGTTGGAGACGACACGTGATATCGTTTAGCGATTAATCGCATGGATTGTGTTTCAACTAATTCTGAACTTATCTGACTTTTTATTGAGTTTGAG
It encodes the following:
- a CDS encoding ISL3 family transposase, translated to MSHITIIKQLCGILDNNIQIGVPEGMTLLPTEKYQDVNYIVVEGILTYKPKACIQCGVKNTGSHDLIKHGFKPTIIRLPNSVSNPILLKLKKQRFYCKHCAQTFIAETPLVQKYCCISNSIKSQISSELVETQSMRLIAKRYHVSSPTVARILLKAGKGLSPKGNYLPSNLGIDEFKSTNRVANAMSAVLVDTHNRRLIDIIVDRKQASLIDYFASFTWAARSSVKTVSIDLYTPYLEVIRTSFPNAKIVIDRFHIVKLLNETINSVRIKAMNIVKNSRPSDYRKLKKQWKLLLKNAEDLNFTDTYYVRQFGEEISEQRIVDFLLNISPDLLVTYTLMNELKYAISTHNIELFDEILKSTRKITLPRRARRTIRTLQKFLPYIHNSLTYTVSNGPTEGINNKIKLIKRTGFGYANFFNLRARILVQFKLKYKPSNPAPSTYEAMAS